The genomic region AAACACATAGTTTATGAGGATAAGAATATACTTATCTTTAATAAAGAAGAAAATTTGGTTATGCATAAGGGAAGCGGCCATGAATATGGAATGTCTGAACTTATTAAAGCATACCTTAAAAATCCAAATTTCAACTTTGTAAATAGAATAGACAAGGCCACATCAGGTCTTGTGATAGGAGCAAAAAATCTTGTTACTGCTAGAGAACTCTCAGAGGAAATCAGAGATAGAAAAATAGAAAAAAAATACTTCATCCTTGTGAATGGAATAATAAGCAAAGATGAGTTTATAATCAAAAGCTGGCTTAAAAAGCTTGAAGATAGGGTAGTAGAGCTTGACAAATTTGAGCCAGGATCAAAGGAAAGTGTAAGCAGATTTAAAGTTATCCAAAGGGGTAAAAATTGCACTTTGCTGGAAGGAAGTCTGGAAAGTGGAAGAACGCATCAATTAAGAGTGCAGCTTTCATCAAAGGGTCATCCTATAGTAGGGGACTCAAAGTATGGTAATGACAGAGTAAAATCTATGTTTCTTTTTTCACACTATTTAAATATAGAGAAATATGGAATAAAGATTGAATTACCTTTACCACCAGAGTATAAAAAGTTTTTGTAAACCACATAGTCGTTAACTAAATATAAATAATTTTAAAGGAGGAAGGTATGGAAAACACAACCTTTTTAGAGAGATATTATAAAATCTCTGAGAGACACAGCACAGTAAAACAGGAGATAATAGGTGGAGTGACAACCTTTTTGGCAATGTCGTACATAATCTTTGTTAACCCCTCTATTTTAGGACTTACTGGAATGGATAAGGGAGCTCTTATCACAGTTACTTGTCTTACATCTGCATTAGCTACAATTATATCAGGAGTATGGGCAAATGCACCATTTGCATTGGCTCCAGGAATGGGACTTAACGCATTCTTTACATTTACATTGGTTTTAGGTAAAGGTCTACCTTGGCAGACTGCTTTAGGAATTGTATTTATGTCTGGATGTTTCTTCTTTGTTCTTTCACTAGGAGGAATAAGAGAGAAGATAGCAGATGCTATTCCTATGCCACTTAAGATAGCAGTTGGTGGAGGTATTGGACTATTTATCACTTTTATCGGATTGAAAAGTATGGGACTTATAGAAGCAAACCCTGCTACTTTAGTATCACTTGGAAAGATTAATATAACAGCTATGATAGGAATAGTTGGTCTTTTAGTTGCAGTGGTACTTGAGATTAAACAGGTAAAAGGTGGAATCTTAATTGGTATTATAATTTCTACAATTTTAGCTTTTATAACTGGTAATATAGCTGTTCCTGAAAAACTTATATCACTTCCACCTAGCATTATGCCTATAGCTGGAAAACTTGATATAACAGGAGCTTTTAAATTATCATTAATTGGACCTATATTCTCATTTATGTTCGTTGACTTATTTGATACATTGGGAACATTGATTTCTTGTTCAAGACAGATGGGAATTGTAGATAAAGATGGTAAAATCCAAGGATTTGGAAGAATGTTATATACTGACGTATTCTCAACAATAATTGGTTCAGTATTAGGTACAAGTACAGTTACAACATATGTTGAATCAGCAGCAGGAGTTACAGTTGGAGCAA from Fusobacterium sp. DD2 harbors:
- a CDS encoding RluA family pseudouridine synthase yields the protein MEYTIDKEYDNVRLDRYLRKNFPDLALTEIFKGIRVGKIKVNGKKSKENYRLQTGDVVKVFFNVEKKDQTEDIMNITPKQLDYIKKHIVYEDKNILIFNKEENLVMHKGSGHEYGMSELIKAYLKNPNFNFVNRIDKATSGLVIGAKNLVTARELSEEIRDRKIEKKYFILVNGIISKDEFIIKSWLKKLEDRVVELDKFEPGSKESVSRFKVIQRGKNCTLLEGSLESGRTHQLRVQLSSKGHPIVGDSKYGNDRVKSMFLFSHYLNIEKYGIKIELPLPPEYKKFL
- a CDS encoding NCS2 family permease, with translation MENTTFLERYYKISERHSTVKQEIIGGVTTFLAMSYIIFVNPSILGLTGMDKGALITVTCLTSALATIISGVWANAPFALAPGMGLNAFFTFTLVLGKGLPWQTALGIVFMSGCFFFVLSLGGIREKIADAIPMPLKIAVGGGIGLFITFIGLKSMGLIEANPATLVSLGKINITAMIGIVGLLVAVVLEIKQVKGGILIGIIISTILAFITGNIAVPEKLISLPPSIMPIAGKLDITGAFKLSLIGPIFSFMFVDLFDTLGTLISCSRQMGIVDKDGKIQGFGRMLYTDVFSTIIGSVLGTSTVTTYVESAAGVTVGARTGLASVVTGVLFLLALFFSPIVAVVPAYATAPALVLVGVYMFKNVKELDFKDLKTLFPCFIIIIMMPLTYSISIGLSLGFLSYIILHAVTGDFAKLNIPLIFIGLLCLINLIV